A window from Mesorhizobium sp. WSM2240 encodes these proteins:
- a CDS encoding RNA-binding S4 domain-containing protein produces the protein MVAEGRQRVDKWLFFARVVKSRSLAAKLAVAGRVRINGDKAGQASDSVKPGDVLTITLERRILVYKVLQQGSRRGPAEEARALYEDLSPPPAPKGEALPDALPPVREAGSGRPTKKERRETDRLRNGEE, from the coding sequence ATGGTCGCCGAAGGCCGGCAGCGCGTCGACAAGTGGCTGTTCTTCGCGCGCGTGGTCAAGTCGCGTTCGCTGGCCGCGAAGCTGGCGGTCGCGGGGCGGGTCCGCATCAATGGCGACAAGGCCGGCCAGGCGTCGGATTCGGTTAAGCCAGGTGACGTGCTGACCATCACGCTCGAGCGGCGGATATTGGTCTACAAGGTGCTGCAGCAGGGTAGCCGCCGCGGTCCCGCCGAGGAGGCGCGGGCGCTCTATGAGGATCTGTCGCCGCCGCCCGCTCCGAAGGGCGAGGCTCTTCCCGACGCGCTGCCGCCAGTGCGCGAGGCAGGCAGCGGCCGCCCGACCAAGAAGGAGCGGCGCGAGACCGACCGGTTGCGCAACGGAGAGGAATAG
- a CDS encoding CoA-acylating methylmalonate-semialdehyde dehydrogenase, whose product MVEYSHYIGGKRVAGTSGRAQNVMQPMDGSVRGTVALASKSELRAAVENAKAAQPAWGATNPQRRVRVLMKFLELVQRDYDELADILAREHGKTIADAKGDIQRGLEVVEVCIGAPHMMKGEFTDGAGPGIDVYSMRQPLGVVAGITPFNFPAMIPLWKIAPAIACGNAFILKPSERDPGVPLRIAELFLEAGLPAGILNVVNGDKEVVDAILDDPDIKAIGFVGSTPIAQYIYSRATANGKRAQCFGGAKNHMIIMPDADMDQTVDALIGAGYGSAGERCMAISVAVPVGHETAERLFEKLIPRVESLKVGPSTDSSADFGPLVTKEALERVKNYVDIGVKEGAKLVVDGRGFKMQGYEDGYYMGGCLFDNVTADMRIYKEEIFGPVLSVVRAPTYENAIKLANDHEMGNGVAIFTRDGDAARDFASRVQVGMVGVNVPIPVPIAYYTFGGWKASSFGDLNQHGPDAFRFYTKTKTVTSRWPSGIKDGAEFVIPTMN is encoded by the coding sequence ATGGTCGAGTACAGTCATTACATCGGCGGCAAGCGCGTCGCCGGCACGAGCGGACGCGCTCAGAACGTCATGCAGCCCATGGACGGCTCGGTGCGCGGCACAGTGGCGCTGGCCTCGAAGTCGGAATTGCGCGCCGCGGTCGAAAACGCCAAGGCCGCGCAGCCGGCTTGGGGGGCAACCAATCCGCAGCGCCGCGTCCGCGTCCTGATGAAGTTCCTGGAACTGGTGCAGCGCGACTATGACGAGCTTGCCGACATTCTGGCTCGCGAGCACGGCAAGACCATCGCGGACGCCAAGGGCGACATCCAGCGCGGCCTCGAAGTGGTCGAGGTCTGTATCGGCGCGCCGCACATGATGAAGGGTGAATTCACTGACGGCGCCGGTCCCGGCATCGACGTCTATTCGATGCGCCAGCCGCTCGGCGTCGTCGCCGGCATTACCCCGTTCAACTTTCCAGCGATGATCCCGCTGTGGAAGATCGCACCCGCCATCGCCTGCGGCAACGCCTTCATCCTGAAGCCTTCCGAGCGCGACCCCGGCGTGCCTCTGAGGATCGCCGAACTGTTCCTCGAAGCGGGCTTGCCAGCCGGCATCCTGAACGTCGTGAACGGCGACAAGGAAGTTGTCGACGCCATCCTCGACGATCCGGACATCAAGGCGATAGGCTTCGTTGGCTCGACCCCGATCGCGCAATACATCTATTCGCGCGCCACCGCCAACGGCAAACGTGCGCAGTGCTTCGGCGGCGCCAAGAACCATATGATCATCATGCCCGATGCCGACATGGACCAGACCGTCGACGCGCTGATCGGCGCCGGCTACGGCTCGGCCGGCGAACGCTGCATGGCGATCTCGGTGGCGGTTCCGGTCGGCCACGAGACGGCGGAGCGGCTTTTCGAAAAGCTCATCCCCCGAGTCGAGAGCCTGAAGGTCGGCCCGTCGACCGATTCCTCGGCCGATTTCGGTCCGCTGGTCACCAAGGAGGCGCTCGAGCGCGTCAAGAATTACGTCGACATCGGCGTCAAGGAAGGCGCCAAGCTCGTCGTCGACGGCCGCGGCTTCAAGATGCAGGGCTATGAGGACGGCTACTATATGGGCGGCTGCCTGTTCGACAATGTCACCGCCGACATGCGCATCTACAAGGAAGAGATTTTTGGGCCCGTGCTCTCGGTGGTGCGCGCACCGACCTACGAGAACGCGATCAAGCTCGCCAACGACCACGAGATGGGCAACGGCGTCGCGATCTTCACCCGTGACGGCGACGCAGCCCGCGACTTCGCGTCCAGGGTCCAGGTCGGCATGGTCGGCGTCAACGTGCCGATCCCGGTGCCGATCGCTTACTATACGTTCGGCGGCTGGAAGGCCTCGTCCTTCGGCGATCTGAATCAGCACGGCCCCGACGCATTCCGCTTTTACACGAAGACCAAGACCGTGACCTCGCGCTGGCCGTCGGGCATCAAGGATGGCGCGGAATTCGTAATTCCGACGATGAATTAA
- the fdxA gene encoding ferredoxin FdxA → MTYIVTDNCIKCKYMDCIEVCPVDCFYEGENMLVIHPDECIDCGVCEPECPADAIKPDTEPGLDKWLQINTEYASKWPNITSKKEPPEDAKEFDGMEGKFEKYFSENPGEGD, encoded by the coding sequence ATGACCTATATCGTCACCGACAACTGCATCAAATGCAAATATATGGATTGCATTGAAGTCTGTCCGGTCGACTGCTTCTACGAAGGCGAAAATATGCTCGTCATCCACCCGGACGAATGCATAGACTGCGGCGTCTGCGAGCCGGAATGCCCGGCCGATGCGATCAAGCCTGACACCGAGCCCGGGCTCGACAAATGGCTGCAGATCAATACCGAATACGCCTCGAAATGGCCCAACATAACCTCGAAAAAGGAGCCGCCCGAGGACGCTAAGGAATTTGACGGCATGGAAGGCAAGTTCGAGAAGTATTTTTCGGAAAATCCCGGCGAGGGAGACTAG
- a CDS encoding dihydrodipicolinate synthase family protein: MWTGVFPAVTTKFTEEDRLDHAEMERCFALQMEAGCDGIIVAGSLGEGPMLSHDEKLEVMATAKKVAGGKPVLMTVNEAATRDGATLARRAAKAGADGLMVVPSPIYHTNPQETVATLKAVAAAGGLPVMIYSNRLAYRVDVTVDVMEELASDPLFVAVKESSDDIRRSTEIINRFGGRFDLFTGVDNLAFEALSVGAIGWVAGLVTAFPRETVAIYQLMKQGRREEALSIYRWFRPLLDLDVSTYLVQNIKLAEVHAIATNDRVRMPRLPLSGERRATVEKIVKDALAVRPALPRF, translated from the coding sequence ATGTGGACCGGGGTATTCCCAGCAGTCACCACCAAATTCACCGAGGAAGACCGCCTCGACCACGCCGAGATGGAGCGCTGCTTCGCGCTGCAGATGGAGGCCGGCTGCGACGGCATCATCGTCGCGGGCTCGCTCGGCGAAGGCCCGATGCTTTCGCATGACGAGAAGCTCGAGGTGATGGCGACGGCGAAGAAGGTCGCCGGCGGAAAGCCGGTGCTGATGACCGTCAATGAGGCCGCAACGCGCGATGGCGCTACGCTTGCCAGGCGGGCGGCAAAGGCCGGCGCCGACGGCCTGATGGTGGTGCCGAGCCCGATCTACCACACCAATCCGCAGGAAACAGTGGCGACGCTGAAGGCAGTGGCCGCAGCCGGCGGCCTGCCGGTGATGATCTACTCCAACCGCCTCGCCTACCGCGTCGACGTTACCGTTGACGTGATGGAGGAGCTCGCGTCCGATCCGCTATTCGTTGCGGTCAAGGAATCGTCCGACGACATTCGCCGCTCGACCGAGATCATCAACCGCTTCGGCGGCCGTTTCGACCTTTTCACCGGTGTGGACAATCTGGCTTTCGAGGCGCTGTCCGTCGGCGCCATCGGTTGGGTCGCCGGTCTGGTCACCGCCTTCCCGCGCGAAACCGTGGCCATTTATCAATTGATGAAGCAGGGCCGGCGGGAAGAGGCGCTGTCGATCTATCGCTGGTTCCGGCCGCTGCTCGACCTCGACGTCTCGACCTATCTGGTCCAGAACATCAAGCTTGCCGAAGTGCATGCGATCGCCACCAACGACCGCGTGCGCATGCCGCGCCTTCCGCTCTCGGGCGAGCGCCGCGCGACCGTGGAGAAGATCGTCAAGGACGCGCTCGCCGTCCGGCCGGCGCTGCCGAGGTTTTGA
- a CDS encoding GntR family transcriptional regulator, whose translation MIVTLELAPGSVATEGALIERLGLGRTPVREAIQRLAWEGLVEVRPRAGLAIAPLHPADWLRVLDARRGVEVVLARSAARYVTRDAADRFHAAAVAMQKAVAARDVLGFLEADKALDEAMAGAADNPFAVRVAAPLQTHSRRFWFRYQAETGLGESAEHHVRLIGAILERDEKAAAQEADRLMSLLRGHAELVASR comes from the coding sequence ATGATCGTAACGCTCGAACTCGCACCCGGAAGCGTTGCGACCGAGGGCGCGCTGATCGAGAGGCTCGGCCTCGGCAGGACGCCGGTCCGCGAGGCGATCCAGCGGCTGGCCTGGGAAGGGCTCGTCGAGGTGCGTCCTCGCGCCGGGCTCGCCATTGCGCCGCTGCATCCCGCCGACTGGCTGCGGGTGCTCGATGCGCGCCGCGGTGTGGAAGTCGTGCTGGCTCGCTCGGCCGCGCGCTATGTCACGCGCGACGCCGCGGACCGGTTTCACGCGGCGGCCGTTGCTATGCAGAAAGCCGTCGCCGCGAGGGATGTCCTGGGTTTCCTGGAAGCCGACAAGGCGCTCGATGAGGCAATGGCAGGGGCGGCCGACAATCCCTTCGCCGTTCGCGTAGCAGCTCCGCTGCAGACCCACAGTCGCCGGTTCTGGTTCCGTTATCAGGCCGAGACCGGGCTTGGCGAGTCAGCCGAACATCACGTCCGGCTGATAGGCGCAATCCTCGAGAGGGATGAAAAGGCGGCCGCTCAGGAAGCCGACCGCCTTATGTCACTGCTCCGCGGACATGCGGAGCTGGTGGCTTCACGCTAA
- a CDS encoding LysR family transcriptional regulator: MNWDDVRIFLAVARAGQILGAARRLELNHATVSRRVAALEQALNTKLFRRLTTGSELTPAGERFLEMAERMEADMITARAEIAGEGDEVSGAVRIGAPDGFGVAFLASRLGRLTEKHRELKIQLVPVPRSFSLSRREADIAITVERPSEGRLVAGKLVDYTLGLFASRAYAEQHGLPQTVGELAAHRLVGYVPDLVVSPSLDYAGEFSPNWNAGFSISSALGQAEAVRSGAGIGIVHTFIARSLPELVPVPAAPPIRRAYWLVYHESMRPLRRIQTVAEFITRAVERERALFV, from the coding sequence ATGAACTGGGATGACGTCCGCATCTTTCTCGCCGTCGCCCGCGCTGGGCAGATTCTGGGCGCAGCGAGGCGGTTGGAACTCAATCACGCCACCGTCTCGCGCAGGGTCGCGGCTCTCGAACAGGCGCTCAATACAAAGCTGTTCCGCCGGCTGACCACCGGCAGCGAACTGACGCCGGCCGGCGAACGCTTCCTCGAAATGGCCGAACGCATGGAAGCCGACATGATAACCGCGCGCGCCGAGATCGCCGGCGAGGGCGACGAAGTGTCGGGCGCGGTGCGCATCGGCGCGCCGGACGGCTTCGGCGTCGCCTTCCTGGCTTCCCGGCTTGGCCGCCTCACCGAAAAGCACCGCGAACTGAAGATCCAGTTGGTGCCGGTGCCACGTTCATTCTCGCTGTCGCGGCGCGAGGCCGATATCGCCATCACCGTCGAGCGGCCTTCCGAAGGCAGGCTGGTGGCGGGAAAGCTGGTCGACTACACGCTCGGCCTTTTCGCCTCGCGCGCCTATGCCGAACAGCACGGCCTGCCGCAAACAGTCGGCGAACTCGCCGCGCACCGGCTGGTCGGCTATGTGCCGGACCTCGTCGTCAGTCCCTCGCTCGACTACGCCGGTGAATTCAGCCCGAACTGGAACGCCGGCTTTTCCATCTCCTCCGCGCTTGGGCAGGCCGAAGCGGTGCGCTCAGGCGCTGGCATCGGCATTGTGCACACCTTCATCGCGCGCTCGCTGCCTGAGCTTGTGCCCGTCCCCGCCGCCCCGCCGATCCGCCGCGCCTACTGGCTGGTCTATCACGAATCCATGCGGCCACTGCGCCGCATCCAGACCGTGGCGGAGTTCATCACGAGAGCTGTCGAGCGGGAGCGGGCGCTTTTCGTTTGA
- a CDS encoding FAD-dependent oxidoreductase has translation MMAEPATKSDTIAIIGGGIIGVCIAAYLAEAGRRVTVYDRTGICEETSSGNAAALAFSDVLPLAHKGMLGQVPKWLMDPLGPLSIPPAYLPKLLPWLVRFWRAGAADRYEGGLKAQAAMMKLAEAEWAGLMARSATKDMLREDGSLELYESKAEFEASLPGWAARDRFGIEYRHLRQHELAAFQPGLSGRLVRGTFVPVWKTVADPKLLGKAIWRYAEEKGATFVKGDVGLVMPSKGGIVVQLRDGRTLNAGHLVLAAGAWSHLLARQLGDRIPLETERGYNTTLPVDAFDVKRQLIFSGQGFVITPLATGLRIGGAVELGGLRRPPNYARSKAMLEKAKKFLPGLDTRGGREWMGFRPSLPDSLPVIGGPRHHRNVHYAFGHGHLGLTQAAATASLIRDLLSGQAPAIDLSPFSAQRF, from the coding sequence ATGATGGCTGAGCCAGCGACGAAATCAGACACCATCGCCATCATCGGCGGCGGCATTATCGGCGTCTGCATTGCCGCCTATCTCGCCGAAGCCGGGCGGCGCGTCACCGTCTACGACCGCACCGGCATTTGCGAGGAGACGAGTTCGGGCAACGCCGCCGCCCTGGCATTTTCCGACGTGCTGCCGCTGGCCCATAAGGGCATGCTCGGGCAAGTCCCGAAATGGCTCATGGACCCGCTCGGGCCGCTTTCCATTCCGCCCGCTTATCTGCCGAAACTTCTGCCGTGGCTGGTGCGCTTCTGGCGCGCCGGCGCGGCGGACAGATACGAAGGCGGCCTCAAGGCGCAGGCTGCGATGATGAAGCTCGCCGAAGCCGAATGGGCCGGGCTGATGGCGCGGTCGGCGACAAAGGACATGCTGCGCGAGGACGGCTCGCTCGAACTTTATGAGAGCAAAGCCGAATTCGAGGCATCGCTGCCCGGCTGGGCAGCCCGCGACCGCTTCGGCATAGAATACCGGCATCTCAGGCAGCATGAACTTGCCGCCTTTCAGCCCGGCCTGTCGGGCCGGCTCGTCCGCGGCACCTTCGTTCCGGTCTGGAAGACCGTCGCCGATCCCAAGCTTCTCGGCAAGGCGATCTGGCGCTATGCGGAGGAGAAGGGCGCGACCTTCGTTAAAGGCGATGTCGGGCTCGTCATGCCGTCGAAAGGCGGCATCGTCGTCCAGCTTCGCGACGGCCGCACGCTGAATGCCGGCCATCTGGTGCTCGCGGCGGGCGCATGGTCGCATTTGCTGGCACGGCAGCTCGGCGACCGCATTCCGCTGGAAACAGAGCGCGGCTACAACACCACCCTGCCGGTCGACGCATTCGACGTAAAGCGTCAGCTCATCTTTTCCGGTCAGGGTTTTGTCATCACGCCGCTCGCCACCGGTCTTCGCATCGGCGGGGCGGTCGAACTCGGCGGCCTGCGCCGCCCGCCCAACTATGCCCGCTCGAAGGCGATGCTCGAGAAAGCCAAAAAATTCCTGCCCGGGCTCGACACCCGCGGTGGGCGCGAATGGATGGGGTTCCGGCCATCGCTGCCGGATTCGCTGCCGGTGATCGGCGGACCCAGGCACCACCGCAACGTTCACTATGCCTTCGGCCACGGTCATCTCGGCCTGACTCAGGCCGCCGCCACAGCAAGCTTGATCCGCGATCTGCTTTCGGGGCAGGCTCCGGCAATCGACCTTTCACCATTTTCCGCACAGCGATTCTGA
- a CDS encoding helicase-related protein gives MNLQQPKNDPLILSGRDVTAVLGPTNTGKTHLAIERLVAHESGLIGLPLRLLAREVYGRVCEKVGASKVALVTGEEKILPPGAKYSVCTVEAMPRETDAAFVAIDEVQLAGDLERGHIFTDRILHLRGRQETLLLGAATMQGILQRLLRGVSVVTRPRLSHLAYSGSKKLTRLPPRSAIVAFSADEVYAIGELIRRQRGGVAVVLGALSPRTRNAQVAIYQSGDVDFLVATDAIGMGLNLDLDHVAFAQNRKFDGFQYRNLNASELGQIAGRAGRHLRDGTFGVTGQVDPFPDELVEKIESHDFDPVKVLQWRTAQFDFSSIDALKRSIDTTAPVEGLTRALPAVDGRALEHLSQDPDVRALATGRERVARLWEVCALPDYRKIAPAQHSELVASIYLDIARHGHVDENYMAEQVRRADTVEGDIDTLSHRIAQIRTWTYVSNRPGWLADPQHWQQKTREIEDRLSDALHERLTKRFVDRRTSVLMRRLRENTMLEAEISPAGTVLVEGHHVGELQGFRFTADQSAGGEEGKAIKAAAQKALALEFDSRAERFSASGNSDIALGSDGILRWIGAPIGTLAATEDALRPRVILLADEQLTGPARDKVAARAERFVNFQIETALKPLIELKNAEQLSGIARGIAFQLVENFGLINRREIADDIKSLDQEGRAGLRRLGVRFGAYHVFVPSLLKPGPAGLVTLLWALQNDGKDKPGFGDVVHALAAGRTSVVVDPAFDRAFYKLAGFRMLGRRAVRVDILERLADLIRPALAWKAGTGPRPDGAFDGSAFLVTPAMMSILGANADDIEEILKGLGYRAEPKPAAEVKTRLEALDQAAREAAEAAAAKREAEKAAKEAEKAEAKKAEAEKAASEPVKAAIAAGGDMPSAGADEVANVAAPSSSLAGEVSPEGGDDVLGSSPSAPELTASEGEAVASEPLTSATEAIAPVVQDEPVTEEQPAEAESSTEAAAPPLEAATWKPDAEELPADLMPAVPGSESAGEVAAHSAKVGPEGVETAPVAESAEATNTKPAPKGDGEEAEEPKPILLWRPARFEQRPRHHRQDNRRRGQRDGAAAADGKAQGDRPQRNDARPPREKNGGKERFERGKFKGKPNADGQRPDRRDNHPGDKGGFQGKQPFQARPPREERPVRVDPDSPFAKLAALRDQLKK, from the coding sequence ATGAATCTGCAGCAGCCAAAGAACGATCCGCTCATCCTTTCAGGACGAGACGTGACGGCCGTGCTCGGCCCGACCAATACCGGCAAGACGCATCTGGCGATCGAGCGCCTGGTGGCGCATGAGAGCGGCCTGATCGGCCTGCCGCTCAGGCTGCTGGCGCGCGAGGTCTATGGCCGGGTCTGCGAAAAGGTAGGCGCGAGCAAGGTGGCGCTGGTAACCGGCGAGGAGAAAATCCTGCCGCCGGGCGCGAAATATTCGGTGTGCACGGTCGAGGCCATGCCGCGGGAGACCGACGCCGCCTTCGTGGCGATCGACGAGGTGCAACTCGCCGGCGACCTCGAGCGCGGGCACATCTTCACCGACCGCATCCTGCATCTGCGCGGCCGCCAGGAGACGCTGCTTCTTGGTGCGGCGACCATGCAGGGCATCCTCCAGCGGCTGCTGCGCGGCGTTTCGGTGGTGACGCGGCCGCGGCTGTCGCACCTCGCCTATTCCGGCTCGAAAAAGCTGACCCGGCTGCCGCCGCGCTCGGCCATCGTCGCTTTCTCGGCCGACGAGGTTTATGCGATCGGCGAGTTGATCCGCCGCCAGCGAGGCGGCGTCGCCGTGGTGCTCGGCGCGCTCAGCCCGCGCACCCGCAACGCCCAGGTCGCCATCTACCAATCGGGCGACGTCGATTTCCTGGTGGCGACCGACGCGATCGGCATGGGGTTGAACCTCGACCTCGATCATGTCGCCTTCGCGCAGAACCGAAAGTTCGACGGTTTCCAGTATCGCAATCTGAACGCTTCCGAACTCGGCCAGATCGCGGGCCGCGCCGGGCGGCATCTGCGCGACGGCACCTTCGGCGTCACCGGCCAGGTCGATCCCTTCCCGGACGAACTGGTCGAGAAGATCGAGAGCCACGATTTCGATCCGGTGAAGGTGCTGCAATGGCGCACCGCGCAGTTCGATTTTTCCAGCATCGACGCGCTCAAGCGCTCGATCGATACGACCGCGCCGGTCGAGGGGCTGACGCGGGCGCTGCCGGCGGTGGACGGCCGGGCGCTGGAGCATCTTTCGCAGGATCCGGACGTCCGTGCGCTTGCTACCGGGCGCGAGCGCGTGGCGCGCCTGTGGGAAGTCTGCGCGCTGCCGGATTACCGCAAGATCGCGCCCGCCCAGCATTCGGAGCTCGTCGCCTCGATCTACCTCGACATTGCGCGTCATGGGCATGTCGATGAGAACTACATGGCCGAGCAGGTGCGCCGGGCCGACACGGTCGAGGGCGATATCGACACGCTGTCGCATCGCATCGCCCAGATCCGGACCTGGACCTACGTCTCCAATCGGCCGGGATGGCTGGCCGATCCGCAGCACTGGCAACAAAAAACGCGCGAGATCGAAGACAGATTGTCGGATGCGCTGCATGAGCGGTTGACGAAACGCTTCGTAGACCGCAGGACTTCCGTCCTCATGCGCCGCCTTAGAGAAAATACGATGCTTGAAGCCGAAATTAGCCCTGCCGGAACGGTCCTAGTCGAGGGCCACCATGTCGGGGAACTGCAGGGGTTCCGATTCACTGCCGACCAGTCCGCCGGCGGCGAAGAGGGCAAGGCGATCAAGGCTGCGGCGCAGAAGGCGCTGGCGCTGGAATTCGACAGCCGCGCCGAGCGGTTTTCCGCCTCCGGCAACAGCGACATCGCGCTCGGCTCCGACGGCATTCTGCGCTGGATCGGCGCACCGATCGGAACGCTGGCCGCGACCGAGGATGCGCTCCGGCCGCGCGTCATCCTGCTCGCCGACGAACAGCTCACCGGCCCGGCCCGAGACAAGGTCGCGGCGCGCGCCGAGCGCTTCGTGAACTTCCAGATCGAGACGGCGCTGAAGCCGCTGATCGAACTGAAGAATGCCGAGCAGCTTTCGGGAATTGCGCGCGGCATCGCCTTCCAGCTGGTCGAGAATTTCGGGCTAATAAACCGGCGCGAGATCGCTGACGACATCAAATCTCTGGACCAGGAAGGGCGCGCGGGGCTGCGACGCCTCGGCGTGCGCTTCGGCGCGTACCATGTTTTCGTGCCGAGCCTGCTCAAGCCCGGTCCCGCCGGCCTGGTGACGCTGCTCTGGGCACTGCAGAACGACGGCAAGGACAAGCCCGGTTTCGGCGATGTCGTCCATGCGCTCGCCGCCGGCAGGACTTCCGTGGTGGTCGACCCGGCCTTCGACCGCGCCTTCTACAAGCTCGCCGGATTCCGCATGCTCGGACGCCGCGCCGTGCGCGTCGACATTCTGGAGCGGCTTGCCGATCTGATCCGTCCGGCGCTGGCGTGGAAGGCCGGAACCGGCCCGCGGCCTGACGGCGCGTTCGACGGCAGCGCCTTCCTGGTGACGCCGGCGATGATGTCGATCCTTGGCGCCAACGCCGACGACATCGAGGAGATCCTGAAAGGCCTCGGCTACCGCGCCGAGCCGAAGCCGGCAGCCGAGGTGAAGACGCGGCTCGAGGCGCTGGACCAAGCCGCACGCGAGGCCGCGGAAGCCGCAGCCGCGAAGCGAGAAGCAGAAAAGGCGGCGAAGGAAGCCGAGAAGGCGGAGGCTAAGAAAGCAGAGGCCGAGAAGGCCGCTAGTGAGCCAGTCAAAGCGGCGATCGCCGCCGGCGGTGATATGCCCTCCGCTGGAGCGGATGAAGTGGCAAACGTTGCCGCGCCTTCTTCCTCCCTTGCAGGGGAGGTGTCGCCGGAGGGTGGAGACGACGTGCTGGGTTCTTCACCGTCCGCACCCGAACTGACTGCGTCGGAGGGAGAAGCTGTCGCTTCTGAACCTTTGACATCCGCCACAGAGGCGATCGCGCCGGTCGTGCAGGATGAGCCGGTCACAGAGGAGCAGCCTGCAGAAGCCGAATCTTCGACGGAAGCCGCCGCGCCGCCGCTCGAGGCTGCGACCTGGAAGCCTGATGCGGAGGAGCTGCCCGCTGACCTGATGCCCGCCGTGCCCGGTTCGGAGAGCGCCGGCGAAGTCGCCGCCCATTCGGCAAAAGTCGGTCCGGAAGGCGTGGAGACCGCCCCTGTCGCGGAGTCTGCCGAAGCGACAAACACCAAGCCGGCGCCTAAAGGCGACGGTGAGGAGGCGGAGGAGCCTAAGCCGATCCTCTTGTGGCGGCCGGCTAGGTTCGAGCAGCGGCCCCGCCACCACAGGCAGGACAACCGCCGTCGCGGCCAGCGTGACGGCGCTGCCGCCGCCGACGGCAAGGCGCAGGGCGATCGGCCTCAGCGCAACGACGCCCGGCCGCCCCGCGAAAAAAATGGCGGCAAGGAGCGTTTCGAGCGCGGCAAGTTCAAGGGCAAGCCGAATGCCGATGGGCAACGGCCGGATCGCCGCGATAACCATCCGGGTGACAAAGGCGGCTTCCAGGGCAAGCAGCCCTTCCAGGCCAGGCCCCCGCGCGAGGAGCGCCCGGTTCGCGTCGATCCGGATTCGCCTTTCGCCAAGCTCGCTGCGCTGCGCGACCAGCTCAAGAAGTAG